Proteins found in one Actinokineospora alba genomic segment:
- a CDS encoding MlaE family ABC transporter permease: protein MSTHQKSWVDFPGIGALRQTGRLALLAVEVLRLVPRRPFQTREFIQQCWFFASVTVLPTALVAIPFGAVISLQLGALTSQIGAQSFTGAAAGLAIVQQAAPLVTALLVAGAGGSAVTADLGARTIREEIDAMQVLGVNPIQRLVVPRVLAAVVIAVLLNGLVSVVGVAGGYFFNVVMQGGTPGAYLASFNMLTQLPDLWISEFKAVLYGFAAGVVAAYRGLNPSAGPKGVGDAVNQAVVITFLLLFLVNVVITGIYLQVVPPKGM from the coding sequence ATGAGCACCCACCAGAAGTCGTGGGTCGACTTCCCCGGGATCGGCGCCCTGCGCCAGACCGGCCGCTTGGCCCTGCTCGCCGTGGAAGTGCTCCGGCTGGTGCCGCGCCGGCCGTTCCAGACGCGCGAGTTCATCCAGCAGTGCTGGTTCTTCGCCAGTGTGACCGTGCTGCCGACCGCGCTGGTCGCCATCCCGTTCGGCGCGGTCATCTCCCTGCAACTGGGCGCGCTGACCTCGCAGATCGGCGCCCAGTCCTTCACCGGCGCCGCCGCCGGCCTGGCCATCGTCCAGCAGGCGGCTCCCTTGGTGACGGCGCTGCTCGTGGCGGGGGCGGGCGGGTCCGCGGTGACGGCCGACCTAGGCGCCCGGACCATCCGCGAGGAGATCGACGCGATGCAGGTGTTGGGGGTCAACCCGATCCAGCGTCTGGTCGTGCCGCGGGTGTTGGCCGCGGTCGTGATCGCCGTGCTGCTCAACGGGTTGGTCAGCGTGGTCGGCGTCGCGGGTGGCTACTTCTTCAACGTCGTCATGCAGGGCGGCACCCCGGGCGCCTATCTCGCCAGCTTCAACATGCTCACGCAGTTGCCGGACCTGTGGATCAGTGAGTTCAAAGCGGTGCTGTACGGGTTCGCCGCCGGGGTGGTCGCGGCCTACCGCGGCCTGAATCCGTCCGCGGGCCCGAAAGGCGTCGGTGACGCGGTCAACCAGGCCGTGGTGATCACCTTCCTGCTGCTGTTCCTGGTCAACGTCGTCATCACCGGGATCTACCTGCAGGTCGTCCCACCGAAGGGGATGTGA
- a CDS encoding MlaE family ABC transporter permease — protein MEDFGHRLWFYLGALAWTPRVLRRYRKETVRLLTEVSFGSGALAIIGGTLGVMIGMTLFTGTIVGLQGYSALNQLGTAALTGFISAYFNTREVAPLAAGLALSATVGCGFTAQLGAMRISEEVDALEVMGIPSVPYLVTTRILAGLAAVIPLYVVGLLSSYLASRTITVVVYGQSAGTYDHYFTLFLPPEDVLWSFLKVVVFSVLIILVHCYYGYHASGGPAGVGVAVGRAVRTAIVTLTVTDFFLSLAIWGSTTTVRIAG, from the coding sequence ATGGAGGACTTCGGCCACCGGCTGTGGTTCTACCTCGGCGCACTCGCCTGGACGCCGAGAGTGCTTCGCCGCTACCGCAAGGAAACCGTGCGCCTGCTGACCGAGGTCAGCTTCGGCTCCGGCGCGCTGGCGATCATCGGCGGCACCCTCGGGGTGATGATCGGGATGACCCTGTTCACCGGGACGATCGTCGGCCTGCAGGGCTATTCGGCGCTGAACCAGCTGGGGACGGCGGCGCTCACCGGGTTCATCTCCGCGTACTTCAACACCCGCGAGGTCGCCCCGCTGGCCGCCGGGCTGGCGCTCTCGGCGACCGTCGGCTGCGGCTTCACCGCGCAGCTGGGCGCGATGCGCATCTCCGAGGAGGTCGACGCCCTGGAGGTCATGGGCATCCCCAGCGTGCCGTACCTGGTGACCACCCGGATCCTCGCCGGGCTCGCTGCGGTGATTCCACTGTACGTGGTCGGCCTGCTGTCGTCCTACCTGGCGTCGAGGACCATCACAGTCGTTGTGTACGGCCAGTCCGCGGGCACCTATGACCACTACTTCACGCTCTTCTTGCCCCCGGAGGACGTGCTGTGGTCCTTCCTCAAGGTCGTGGTCTTCAGTGTCCTGATCATCCTGGTGCACTGCTACTACGGCTACCACGCCTCAGGTGGGCCCGCCGGTGTCGGCGTCGCGGTCGGTCGCGCCGTGCGCACCGCGATCGTGACCCTCACCGTCACGGACTTCTTCCTCAGCCTGGCCATCTGGGGATCCACCACCACGGTCCGGATCGCCGGATGA
- a CDS encoding MCE family protein — protein MSNHRGLSAARYRVLGVLFVAVVVALIGLSVAVYRKTFTPAIHVNLETDRVGNQLRPGSDVKVRGVVVGEVRSVRSTGDKAVLDLALDPDRVHAIPDNVEARLLPKTLFGERYVSLRLSEQTSSRSLGDGDVIGQDRSSSAIEIERVLNDLVPVLQAVQPQKLSTTLTAIATALEGRGRKLGETLVALDAYLGEFEPALPDLKANITSLAAVADTYAEAAPELLDALADLTTTSRTFVEQRAGLDSLYGSVTTSSVDLRRFIEANRANMIALAAASRPTLEVLAKYAPEYPCFIKQFADAIKVGSTALGKGTEHPKIAKFTVEVAVSRGKYLPGVDTPRNLDTRGPRCYDSVPAGNFPQYPDGPVKDGSTKPPPPRSDGGPQGVTVPQSAVPDQIANSPQERDLIAVLLAPGMEVMPEDVPDWAALLLGPAFRGAEVTVR, from the coding sequence ATGAGCAACCACCGCGGCCTCAGCGCCGCCCGCTACCGAGTGCTCGGCGTCCTGTTCGTCGCGGTCGTCGTCGCCCTCATCGGGCTGTCCGTGGCGGTCTACCGCAAGACTTTCACCCCGGCGATCCACGTGAACCTGGAAACCGACCGCGTCGGCAACCAACTGCGACCAGGGTCCGACGTCAAGGTGCGGGGAGTGGTGGTGGGCGAAGTCCGGTCCGTGCGGTCCACCGGCGACAAGGCCGTGCTCGACCTGGCGCTCGACCCCGACCGGGTGCACGCCATCCCCGACAACGTCGAGGCCCGGCTGCTGCCCAAGACGCTGTTCGGCGAACGCTATGTGTCGCTTCGGCTGTCCGAGCAGACCTCCTCTCGGAGCCTGGGCGATGGCGACGTCATCGGACAGGACCGCAGCAGTTCGGCCATCGAGATCGAGCGGGTGCTCAACGACCTCGTGCCCGTGCTGCAAGCCGTCCAGCCGCAGAAGCTGTCGACCACCCTGACCGCCATCGCCACGGCGCTGGAGGGTCGGGGGAGGAAACTGGGGGAGACCCTGGTGGCACTCGATGCCTACCTCGGTGAGTTCGAGCCTGCGCTGCCCGACCTGAAAGCCAACATCACGAGTCTGGCGGCGGTCGCCGACACCTACGCCGAAGCCGCCCCGGAGCTGCTCGACGCGCTGGCCGACCTGACCACCACGAGCCGGACGTTCGTCGAGCAGCGGGCAGGCCTGGACTCGCTGTACGGCAGCGTGACCACGTCCTCGGTCGACTTGCGACGGTTCATCGAGGCCAATCGCGCGAACATGATCGCCCTGGCCGCGGCGAGCAGGCCCACGCTCGAGGTGCTGGCGAAGTACGCGCCCGAGTACCCCTGCTTCATCAAGCAGTTCGCCGACGCCATCAAGGTCGGCAGTACCGCGCTGGGCAAGGGCACCGAGCACCCGAAGATCGCCAAGTTCACCGTCGAGGTCGCCGTGTCCAGAGGCAAGTACCTGCCGGGTGTCGACACCCCGCGCAATCTCGACACCCGCGGCCCCCGGTGCTACGACTCAGTGCCCGCGGGCAACTTCCCCCAGTACCCGGACGGCCCGGTCAAGGACGGCTCGACCAAACCGCCGCCACCACGCTCGGACGGTGGCCCGCAAGGCGTCACCGTCCCGCAATCGGCCGTACCCGACCAGATCGCCAACTCTCCCCAGGAGCGAGACCTGATCGCCGTGCTGCTCGCACCAGGTATGGAAGTCATGCCCGAGGACGTGCCGGATTGGGCCGCATTGCTTCTCGGACCGGCGTTCCGCGGCGCGGAGGTGACTGTCCGATGA
- a CDS encoding MCE family protein — protein sequence MRSVTVPLVKLAVFIGVTVTLTAVLGVTIANTRFGPSREYSADFADVTGLNVGDDIRMSGVRIGQVSGIDVVDRRVARVRFEIDADRALPAGGTASIKYRNLIGQRYIALGHGVGGDPNAVLAVGGTIPLDRTRPALNLTALFNGFKPLFQALSPEDVNKLSYEIIQVMQGEGGTITSLLAHTESLTTAIADKDAVIGKVIDNLNLVLGTVNERTDEVSRLITQTQELVTGLAEQREPIGQAIEALGTLTDATTGLLTAARPPLKDSIAGLDALATNLDRNSGLVEQFVSGLPHKLETITRTASYGSWFNFYLCRLSGKVTVAGLNLSVPITPLPATDMPERCGP from the coding sequence ATGAGGAGTGTCACCGTCCCGCTGGTGAAGCTGGCCGTCTTCATCGGCGTCACCGTGACCCTGACCGCGGTGCTCGGCGTGACGATCGCCAACACGAGATTCGGGCCGTCGAGGGAGTACTCGGCGGATTTCGCCGATGTCACCGGGCTCAACGTCGGCGACGACATCCGGATGTCCGGGGTGCGGATCGGGCAGGTCAGCGGCATCGACGTGGTGGACCGGCGGGTGGCGCGGGTGCGCTTCGAGATCGACGCCGACCGGGCGCTGCCCGCGGGCGGCACCGCGTCGATCAAGTACCGGAACCTCATCGGGCAGCGGTACATCGCGCTCGGCCACGGTGTCGGGGGCGACCCGAACGCGGTGCTCGCGGTGGGCGGGACCATCCCACTCGACCGCACCAGGCCCGCGCTGAACCTCACCGCCCTGTTCAACGGGTTCAAACCGCTGTTCCAGGCGCTGTCCCCGGAAGACGTGAACAAGCTGTCCTACGAGATCATCCAGGTGATGCAGGGCGAGGGCGGCACGATCACCTCGCTGCTGGCGCACACCGAGTCGCTGACGACGGCGATCGCCGACAAGGACGCGGTCATCGGCAAGGTGATCGACAACCTGAACCTGGTGCTCGGCACCGTCAACGAACGCACCGACGAGGTGTCGCGGCTGATCACCCAGACGCAGGAGCTGGTGACCGGTCTCGCCGAGCAGCGCGAACCCATCGGCCAGGCGATCGAGGCGCTCGGCACCCTGACCGACGCCACGACCGGGCTGCTCACCGCGGCCCGCCCACCGCTCAAGGACAGCATCGCGGGCCTCGACGCGCTGGCGACGAACCTGGACCGCAACAGCGGCCTGGTCGAGCAGTTCGTCTCCGGCCTGCCCCACAAGCTGGAGACGATCACGAGAACCGCGTCCTACGGCAGCTGGTTCAACTTCTACCTGTGCAGGCTCAGCGGCAAGGTCACCGTGGCCGGCCTGAACCTCAGCGTGCCGATCACCCCGCTGCCCGCGACCGACATGCCCGAGAGGTGTGGACCGTGA
- a CDS encoding MCE family protein, with the protein MTRMRDRDPAAAGVVSIVLIGLVAAAALFSEDLPLIGGGTDYRAEFTESAGLKDGNEVRVAGVKVGRVEDVSLDGDHVRVDFRVDDVWVGDRSTASIEIKTLLGEKYLALDPLGEAEQNPDEAIPRARTRAPFDLNTAFNQLAETVDELDVDALAKSMDTMSQAFADTPRHLRGAMDGLSALAKTISSRDQQLTTLLSNTRQVSATLAERDSDIATLIADGNLLLAELQARKDVIHNLLVGVRELSTQLSGLVADNREHLKPALTKLDRIAGILARNQDNLARGVAAMAPFVRVFNNTVGSGRWFDSYMCGLAPASVDAGLLAVNPHGCLPPKSDTTTLGGR; encoded by the coding sequence GTGACCCGGATGCGCGACCGTGACCCCGCTGCGGCGGGGGTGGTCTCGATTGTCCTCATCGGACTTGTCGCCGCGGCAGCCCTGTTCTCCGAGGACCTGCCCCTCATCGGCGGCGGCACGGACTACCGTGCCGAGTTCACCGAGTCCGCGGGACTCAAGGACGGCAACGAGGTCCGGGTCGCGGGGGTCAAGGTCGGCCGGGTCGAGGACGTCTCGCTCGACGGTGACCACGTGCGCGTCGACTTCCGGGTCGACGACGTGTGGGTGGGCGACCGGTCGACGGCGTCGATCGAGATCAAGACGCTGCTGGGGGAGAAGTACCTCGCCCTCGACCCGCTCGGCGAGGCCGAGCAGAACCCGGATGAGGCCATCCCGCGCGCGCGGACCCGGGCGCCGTTCGACCTCAACACCGCGTTCAACCAGCTCGCCGAGACCGTGGACGAACTCGATGTCGACGCCCTGGCCAAGAGCATGGACACGATGTCGCAGGCGTTCGCCGACACCCCGCGGCACCTGCGGGGTGCGATGGACGGACTCTCCGCGCTGGCCAAGACGATCTCGTCGCGCGATCAGCAGCTGACCACCCTGCTGTCCAACACCAGGCAGGTCAGCGCCACCCTGGCCGAGCGGGACTCCGACATCGCCACCCTGATCGCCGACGGCAACCTGTTGCTCGCCGAACTCCAGGCGCGCAAGGACGTCATCCACAACCTCCTCGTCGGTGTCCGCGAACTCTCGACCCAGCTGAGCGGCCTGGTCGCCGACAACCGGGAGCACCTCAAGCCCGCGCTGACCAAACTGGACCGGATCGCGGGCATCCTGGCGCGCAACCAGGACAACCTCGCGCGCGGGGTCGCGGCGATGGCGCCGTTCGTGCGGGTCTTCAACAACACCGTCGGCAGTGGACGGTGGTTCGACAGCTACATGTGTGGTCTGGCACCGGCTTCAGTCGACGCGGGTCTGCTCGCGGTGAACCCGCACGGCTGCCTCCCGCCGAAGTCGGACACTACGACCCTGGGTGGCAGGTGA
- a CDS encoding MCE family protein yields MTVASRLGARTFRYAAVSCVLALVVAAGVWPVIAGSTGVRLTAYFSQAVGVYPGSAVRVLGIDVGTIESVTPEGTLVKVELVVDADVRVPEQVRAIVVAPSLVSDRYVQLAPVYTGGPEIADGAKIPRERTATPVEIDDLSKTLDELNVALGPEGANRDGALTRLLDTSAANLDGTGKSLNETLRELNAAAGTLANSKGDLFETVDNLQRFTSTLAASDSQIHEFNGRMAEVTGFLAADSDEIGAALGSLADALEEVRAFIEDNRTALQSNVDKLAVVTKVLVDQRAALAEVLDVSPVAVANLINTYDAASGTQHSRNNLNELTYPPVMMLCMLIRQSAPAEIPADVRDACLQLAPVIDGAVPLPSVAEVLGGAAQGKQPALPLPMVGVDVPGQGGR; encoded by the coding sequence ATGACGGTGGCAAGCCGATTGGGCGCGCGGACGTTTCGGTACGCGGCAGTCTCCTGTGTGCTGGCGCTGGTGGTGGCGGCCGGTGTGTGGCCGGTGATCGCCGGATCGACCGGTGTGCGGCTGACGGCCTACTTCTCCCAGGCCGTCGGTGTCTACCCCGGGTCGGCGGTGCGCGTCCTCGGGATCGACGTCGGCACCATCGAGTCGGTGACACCCGAGGGCACCTTGGTCAAGGTCGAACTGGTCGTCGACGCCGACGTCCGCGTGCCCGAGCAGGTCCGTGCGATCGTGGTGGCGCCGAGCCTGGTCAGCGACCGCTATGTCCAACTCGCCCCCGTCTACACCGGCGGACCCGAGATCGCCGACGGTGCGAAGATCCCGCGGGAGCGGACGGCGACGCCGGTCGAGATCGACGACCTGTCCAAGACCCTCGACGAGCTCAACGTCGCGCTCGGTCCCGAGGGCGCGAACCGCGACGGTGCGCTGACCCGCTTGCTGGACACCTCCGCGGCGAACCTCGACGGAACCGGCAAGTCGCTCAACGAGACCCTGCGCGAACTCAACGCCGCCGCGGGCACGCTGGCGAACAGCAAGGGCGACCTGTTCGAGACCGTGGACAACCTCCAGCGGTTCACCAGCACCCTTGCCGCGAGCGACAGCCAGATCCACGAGTTCAACGGCAGGATGGCCGAGGTGACCGGCTTCCTCGCCGCCGACAGCGACGAGATCGGCGCCGCGCTCGGCTCGCTGGCCGACGCGCTGGAGGAGGTGCGGGCCTTCATCGAGGACAACCGCACGGCCTTGCAGTCCAATGTGGACAAACTGGCGGTGGTTACCAAGGTGCTCGTCGACCAGCGGGCCGCGCTGGCCGAGGTGCTCGACGTGTCCCCGGTCGCCGTGGCGAACCTGATCAACACCTACGACGCCGCGTCGGGAACCCAGCATTCCCGCAACAACCTCAACGAACTGACTTACCCGCCGGTGATGATGCTGTGCATGCTGATTCGGCAGTCCGCACCCGCCGAGATCCCGGCGGATGTGCGTGACGCCTGCCTTCAGCTGGCCCCCGTCATCGATGGCGCGGTCCCCCTGCCGTCGGTGGCCGAGGTCCTCGGGGGCGCGGCACAGGGCAAGCAGCCCGCGCTGCCGCTGCCCATGGTCGGTGTCGACGTGCCAGGACAAGGAGGCCGATGA
- a CDS encoding MCE family protein, which translates to MNRWTRAAAVGAALTLVASCGGEFRGVHQVPLPGGADLGEHPYRVTAHFADVLDLVPQAGVKVSDVAVGRVEDIALAADGRTAEVTLLIAGEVVLPADAFADLRQSSLLGEKFVQLRAPADSTGGAGRLSAGGVIPVTRTNRNPEIEEALGALSMLLNGGGIEQVRTIVTEFNAALGGNEPQVRSLLETMNRIAGDLDGQKADIAKAIDALDRFAAAIAARRGEIATAVRDLPAGMKVVTDQRDQLVTMLRALDGLSEAAVDTINASREDFVADLKALAPTVTKLAEAGDNFPKALEVLGTFPFGDYALNNIHGDYFNADMTFDFDLSGVLDNLSASQQPVAPSPGTGAPAPRAQAPQLPLPSISTVGTAADGSPLSPLLSIIGGG; encoded by the coding sequence ATGAACCGCTGGACCAGGGCTGCGGCCGTGGGTGCGGCGCTGACGCTCGTCGCCTCCTGCGGCGGCGAATTCCGTGGCGTCCACCAGGTTCCGCTGCCCGGCGGCGCGGACCTCGGGGAGCACCCGTATCGCGTCACGGCCCACTTCGCCGACGTGCTGGACCTCGTGCCGCAGGCGGGGGTGAAGGTCAGCGACGTCGCGGTGGGCCGGGTCGAGGACATCGCCCTCGCCGCCGACGGCCGCACGGCCGAGGTGACACTGCTGATCGCGGGCGAGGTCGTCCTGCCCGCCGACGCCTTCGCCGACCTGCGCCAGTCCAGCCTGCTCGGGGAGAAGTTCGTGCAGCTGCGCGCCCCGGCGGACTCGACCGGCGGCGCGGGACGCCTTTCGGCCGGCGGGGTGATTCCCGTGACCAGAACCAACCGAAACCCGGAGATCGAGGAGGCGCTCGGCGCGCTGTCGATGCTGCTCAACGGCGGCGGGATCGAGCAGGTGCGGACCATCGTCACCGAGTTCAACGCCGCGCTCGGCGGCAACGAGCCGCAGGTGCGGTCGCTGCTGGAGACCATGAACCGGATCGCGGGCGACCTCGACGGCCAGAAGGCGGACATCGCCAAGGCGATCGACGCGCTCGACCGGTTCGCCGCGGCGATTGCCGCCCGCCGCGGCGAGATCGCCACCGCCGTGCGGGACCTGCCCGCGGGCATGAAGGTCGTCACCGACCAGCGCGACCAACTGGTGACAATGCTCCGCGCGCTCGACGGGCTCTCCGAGGCCGCGGTCGACACGATCAACGCCTCACGCGAGGACTTCGTCGCCGACCTCAAGGCGCTGGCCCCGACGGTGACCAAGCTCGCCGAGGCGGGGGACAACTTCCCCAAGGCGCTGGAGGTGCTGGGGACGTTCCCGTTCGGCGACTACGCGCTCAACAACATCCACGGCGACTACTTCAACGCGGACATGACCTTCGACTTCGACCTGAGCGGCGTCCTCGACAACCTGAGTGCTTCACAACAGCCGGTCGCGCCCTCGCCCGGCACCGGCGCACCGGCGCCCCGTGCGCAGGCGCCGCAGCTGCCGTTGCCGTCGATCAGCACGGTGGGCACCGCCGCCGACGGATCCCCCTTGTCGCCCTTGCTGTCGATCATCGGCGGTGGCTGA
- a CDS encoding MCE family protein: MLTRKTKIQFVLFLVIAVVGVTYAGARYAGLDRLFGSRGYVVTVRLADSGGIFTNAEVAYRGVTIGRVGELRLSRDGLDVDLDIDPAAPPIPADVTAVVANRSAIGEQFVDLRPDSDGGPQLAQGSVIPRERTRIPRAPEVLLENLDRLVTSVPIDSLRTVVDELDQAFTGAGPQLQGLLDHTASLTAASTEHLPQTKALLADGRTVLATQQRDSAQILALAQGFNQLAARLKSSDPDLRRLITVSPQVADLVDGILRESGSGFGVVFANLLTISDITTSRKAGIEQILVAYPIIGGQINTLLPGDGTAHMGLVLNTADPVVCTRGYEGTVQRAGSDNSPAAVNKDAYCAEPPGSPINVRGSSNAPFPGMPPAPARSPQPDAAGGPGSTAGLPGMPGLAGPAGAPTITRLFGLAT; this comes from the coding sequence ATGCTGACCCGCAAAACGAAGATCCAGTTCGTGCTGTTCCTGGTGATCGCCGTCGTCGGGGTGACCTACGCGGGTGCGCGGTACGCGGGCCTGGACCGGCTGTTCGGCTCGCGCGGCTATGTCGTCACGGTCCGGCTGGCCGACTCCGGCGGCATCTTCACCAACGCGGAAGTCGCCTACCGCGGCGTCACGATCGGCCGGGTCGGCGAGCTGCGCCTGAGCCGTGACGGGCTCGACGTCGACCTCGACATCGACCCGGCCGCCCCGCCGATCCCCGCCGACGTCACCGCCGTCGTGGCGAACCGTTCGGCGATCGGCGAGCAGTTCGTCGACCTGCGTCCCGACAGCGACGGCGGGCCACAGCTGGCCCAGGGATCGGTGATTCCGCGCGAGCGCACCCGCATCCCGCGCGCGCCCGAGGTGTTGCTGGAGAACCTGGACCGACTGGTCACCAGTGTGCCGATCGACTCGCTGCGGACCGTCGTCGACGAACTCGACCAGGCCTTCACCGGCGCGGGACCGCAACTGCAGGGGTTGCTGGACCACACGGCGTCGCTGACGGCGGCGTCCACCGAGCACCTTCCCCAGACCAAGGCGCTGCTCGCCGACGGACGCACCGTCCTGGCGACCCAGCAGCGCGACTCGGCGCAGATCTTGGCGCTCGCGCAGGGGTTCAACCAACTCGCCGCGCGCCTCAAGTCCTCCGACCCGGACCTGCGCAGGCTGATCACCGTCTCACCGCAGGTCGCCGACCTGGTCGACGGCATCCTGCGCGAGTCGGGCAGCGGCTTCGGCGTGGTGTTCGCCAACCTGCTCACCATCAGCGACATCACCACCAGCCGCAAGGCCGGCATCGAGCAGATCCTGGTGGCGTATCCGATCATCGGCGGCCAGATCAACACCCTGCTGCCCGGCGACGGGACGGCGCACATGGGCTTGGTGCTCAACACCGCCGACCCGGTGGTCTGCACGCGCGGCTACGAGGGCACTGTCCAGCGGGCCGGGTCGGACAACAGTCCCGCCGCGGTCAACAAGGACGCGTACTGCGCGGAGCCCCCGGGCAGCCCCATCAACGTCCGCGGTTCGAGCAACGCGCCGTTCCCCGGAATGCCGCCCGCACCCGCGCGGAGCCCACAACCCGACGCGGCGGGCGGACCAGGCTCGACGGCGGGCCTGCCCGGGATGCCCGGTCTCGCCGGACCGGCGGGAGCACCGACGATCACGCGCCTGTTCGGCCTGGCCACCTGA